In Niallia sp. FSL W8-0635, one genomic interval encodes:
- a CDS encoding TrmH family RNA methyltransferase gives MKHILSVKNPQIKEWKKRLTKKDRDKTGTFLVEGFHLVEEAFKADAIIDLIISEEIDVPSWDYGEIPITVVTKEIIKELSDTETPQGILALCRQQNQQDILSTAQTFIAIDQVQDPGNMGTIIRTADAAGIDAVIIGEGTVDIYNPKVVRSGQGSHFHLPIVKTNLSAFIDALKERNIPVYGTALENGRNYREIKKTESFCLIVGNEGNGVSNEVLSKTDKNLYIPIHGKSESLNVAVAAGILMYYFK, from the coding sequence GTGAAGCACATACTTTCAGTGAAAAATCCCCAGATTAAAGAATGGAAGAAAAGATTGACGAAAAAAGACAGAGATAAGACGGGTACGTTCCTAGTTGAAGGTTTTCATCTTGTGGAAGAAGCTTTTAAAGCAGATGCAATTATCGATTTGATTATATCTGAAGAAATAGATGTACCTTCTTGGGATTATGGAGAGATTCCAATAACGGTTGTTACAAAAGAAATTATTAAGGAGCTATCGGATACAGAAACACCACAAGGGATTCTCGCATTATGCAGACAGCAAAATCAGCAAGATATTCTATCCACAGCACAAACCTTTATTGCGATTGATCAGGTTCAAGATCCTGGTAATATGGGAACCATTATCCGAACAGCAGATGCAGCAGGGATAGATGCTGTTATTATCGGAGAAGGAACAGTGGATATATATAATCCGAAAGTAGTACGATCAGGGCAAGGTAGCCATTTTCACCTCCCAATTGTAAAAACAAATTTATCTGCATTTATCGATGCGTTAAAAGAGAGAAATATCCCTGTTTACGGTACTGCACTTGAAAATGGCAGAAATTATCGAGAAATAAAAAAAACAGAATCATTTTGTTTAATTGTTGGAAATGAAGGCAATGGTGTAAGTAACGAAGTATTAAGTAAGACAGATAAAAATTTATATATTCCAATCCATGGTAAAAGTGAATCCTTAAATGTTGCAGTTGCAGCAGGGATTTTAATGTACTATTTTAAATAG
- the pheS gene encoding phenylalanine--tRNA ligase subunit alpha, giving the protein MEDKLKELQAEALTRIENSKEMKELNEIRIAYLGKKGPITEVLKGMGKLSAEERPKMGALVNVIRDEITSHIESKQKALEEALVQEKIASETIDITLPGRPVSVGNHHPLTRVVEEIEDLFIGMGYTVEEGPEVENDYYNFEALNLPKDHPARDMQDSFYITEETLLRTQTSPMQARTLEKHKGKGPVKIICPGKVYRRDNDDATHSHQFMQIEGLVVDENIRMSDLIGTLEVFAKKMFGEDREIRLRPSFFPFTEPSVEVDISCFICKGAGCSVCKKTGWIEILGAGMVHPNVLEMSGFDSEKYSGFAFGMGPERIAMLKYGIDDIRHFYTNDVRFLKQFTVPEY; this is encoded by the coding sequence ATGGAAGATAAATTAAAAGAATTGCAAGCTGAAGCTCTAACGCGTATTGAAAACAGCAAAGAGATGAAAGAGCTAAATGAAATTCGTATCGCATACTTAGGTAAAAAAGGTCCGATCACAGAAGTGTTAAAAGGAATGGGTAAACTATCTGCAGAAGAAAGACCAAAAATGGGTGCATTAGTGAATGTCATTCGTGATGAAATTACCAGTCACATTGAATCAAAACAAAAAGCACTAGAAGAGGCACTTGTTCAAGAAAAAATTGCATCTGAAACGATTGATATTACCTTACCTGGACGTCCTGTTTCTGTAGGGAATCACCATCCGCTTACAAGAGTAGTCGAAGAAATAGAAGATCTCTTTATTGGTATGGGCTATACCGTTGAAGAAGGACCAGAAGTAGAAAATGATTACTATAATTTCGAAGCATTGAATCTTCCTAAAGATCACCCAGCGCGAGATATGCAAGATTCATTCTATATAACAGAAGAAACATTGCTTAGAACACAAACTTCACCAATGCAAGCAAGAACACTTGAGAAGCATAAAGGGAAAGGTCCAGTAAAAATTATTTGTCCTGGTAAAGTGTATCGTCGTGATAATGATGATGCAACTCATTCCCACCAATTTATGCAGATTGAAGGACTTGTAGTAGACGAAAACATTCGTATGAGTGATTTAATTGGAACACTTGAAGTTTTTGCTAAGAAAATGTTTGGGGAAGATAGAGAAATTCGTTTGCGTCCAAGCTTTTTCCCATTCACAGAGCCATCCGTTGAAGTAGATATTTCGTGCTTTATCTGTAAAGGTGCTGGCTGTAGTGTGTGTAAAAAAACAGGCTGGATTGAGATTCTAGGAGCTGGAATGGTCCATCCTAATGTATTGGAAATGTCTGGATTTGACTCGGAGAAATATTCTGGATTTGCTTTTGGAATGGGTCCAGAGCGAATTGCGATGTTGAAATATGGAATTGATGATATCCGTCATTTCTATACAAATGATGTACGTTTCTTAAAACAATTTACAGTACCGGAATATTAA
- the polX gene encoding DNA polymerase/3'-5' exonuclease PolX: MHVGDEMLTNKDIIRLLEQIAIYMELKGENPFKISAFRKAANTIETSEKNLTEITDLTELPGIGKGTAAVIEEYIQEGKSSVLQELKEEVPKGLIPLLQLPGLGGKKIARLYKELSVENADDLKNACLEGKVQALKGFGKKTEEKILESLQNVGSRPDRLPIAFMIPIAVSIEEALAKMDGVVRYSRAGSLRRVRETIKDLDFIIATEDPEQVKTQLLQLSSIKEVIGAGTTKVSVVLGLEYDVSIDFRLVKPKEFATTLHHFTGSKEHNVRMRQLAKERGEKISEYGVENNETGEVKTFETEEAFYHYFGLPFIPPEIREDGKEVDNYSEHSELISLEDIKGDLHMHTTASDGAHTLEEMVEANRKLGYQYMAITDHSQYLKVANGLTPERVRKQIQEIKRLNAKYEDITILAGAEMDILPDGTLDYEEDLLKELDIVIASIHSAFSQSKEKIMNRLKAAMENKYVDIIAHPTGRKIGKRDGYDVDMDMLIQLAKETNTVLELNSNPNRLDLNATYIKMAQDAGVKIVINTDAHYKHELQNMAIGVSTAKKGWVKKSSVLNAMTKDELLAFLYKG; this comes from the coding sequence ATGCATGTGGGTGATGAGATGTTAACAAATAAAGATATTATTCGATTATTAGAGCAAATAGCGATTTATATGGAGCTTAAGGGAGAAAATCCTTTTAAAATTTCTGCCTTTCGAAAAGCTGCTAATACAATTGAAACGAGTGAAAAAAATTTAACAGAAATAACAGACTTAACAGAACTACCTGGAATCGGTAAGGGGACAGCTGCTGTTATTGAAGAATATATACAAGAAGGAAAGTCTTCCGTATTACAAGAACTGAAAGAAGAAGTTCCGAAAGGGTTAATACCTTTGTTACAGCTACCTGGTCTTGGTGGGAAAAAGATAGCGAGATTGTATAAAGAGCTATCTGTTGAAAATGCTGATGATTTAAAGAATGCCTGTTTAGAAGGAAAAGTTCAGGCATTAAAGGGATTTGGAAAAAAGACAGAGGAAAAAATACTAGAGTCCCTTCAAAATGTTGGATCAAGACCAGATAGATTACCAATTGCCTTTATGATTCCAATTGCGGTTTCGATTGAAGAGGCATTAGCGAAAATGGATGGTGTTGTCCGCTATTCAAGAGCAGGAAGCTTAAGAAGAGTGAGAGAGACCATTAAGGATTTAGATTTTATAATCGCAACAGAGGATCCAGAACAGGTGAAAACTCAGTTGCTTCAGCTGTCATCTATTAAAGAGGTAATTGGGGCAGGTACAACAAAAGTAAGTGTTGTTCTTGGATTAGAGTATGATGTTTCTATAGACTTTCGTTTAGTAAAGCCAAAGGAATTTGCAACAACACTGCATCATTTCACAGGTTCAAAGGAACATAATGTACGGATGAGACAGCTAGCAAAGGAACGGGGAGAAAAAATAAGCGAATATGGCGTGGAGAATAATGAAACAGGCGAAGTTAAAACCTTTGAAACAGAAGAAGCTTTCTACCATTATTTTGGACTACCATTTATTCCTCCTGAAATAAGAGAAGATGGAAAAGAAGTAGACAACTATTCAGAACATAGTGAGCTAATCTCCTTGGAAGATATTAAAGGAGATTTGCATATGCATACAACAGCAAGTGATGGTGCACATACATTGGAGGAAATGGTAGAAGCAAACCGTAAATTAGGCTATCAATATATGGCCATTACCGACCATTCCCAATATTTAAAGGTAGCAAATGGATTAACACCAGAAAGAGTACGAAAGCAAATACAAGAAATTAAAAGACTTAATGCGAAGTATGAGGATATAACTATTTTAGCTGGTGCAGAAATGGATATTCTTCCAGATGGGACCTTAGATTATGAGGAAGATTTATTGAAAGAATTAGATATTGTTATTGCTTCTATTCATTCAGCGTTTTCACAATCTAAGGAAAAGATTATGAATCGTTTAAAAGCTGCAATGGAAAATAAGTATGTCGATATCATTGCCCACCCAACTGGAAGAAAAATTGGTAAGAGGGATGGATATGATGTCGATATGGACATGCTTATTCAATTAGCAAAAGAAACGAACACGGTTTTAGAGCTAAATAGTAATCCTAACCGTTTAGATTTAAATGCAACATATATCAAAATGGCGCAGGATGCAGGGGTGAAGATTGTTATTAATACAGATGCCCATTATAAGCATGAGCTTCAAAATATGGCAATAGGTGTTTCCACAGCGAAAAAAGGATGGGTAAAAAAATCATCGGTCCTAAATGCGATGACAAAGGATGAGCTATTGGCGTTTTTGTATAAAGGCTAA
- the zapA gene encoding cell division protein ZapA has translation MSNTPKNRTNVDIYGTPYTIIGEEPSSHVRLVASIVDEKMREIHVMNPSLDLNKLAVLTAVNIVNDFVKLEDRVKELEEELKREKD, from the coding sequence GTGTCAAATACCCCTAAAAATCGTACAAATGTTGATATATACGGAACACCATATACAATAATAGGGGAAGAACCTTCGAGTCATGTTAGACTGGTTGCCTCCATAGTAGATGAAAAAATGCGTGAAATTCATGTCATGAATCCCTCACTTGATTTAAATAAACTCGCAGTCCTTACTGCTGTTAATATAGTAAACGACTTTGTAAAGCTAGAAGATCGAGTGAAAGAATTGGAAGAAGAATTAAAAAGAGAAAAGGACTGA
- the pheT gene encoding phenylalanine--tRNA ligase subunit beta translates to MLVSYNWLNEYVDLNGINPDELAEKITKSGIEVEGVEILDEGIKNVVIGYVVEREQHPNADKLNKCLVDVGEGDPIQIICGAPNVDKGQKVAVAKVGAVLPGNFKIKKAKLRGEESNGMICSLQELGIEGKIVAKDYAQGIFVFPSDVEIGKNALEYLQRNDAVLELGLTPNRADCLSMLGVAYEVAAILGKEVKLPKAEYPTTNEKASDYIQVSVEENADTPLYTARVIKNIKIAPSPLWMQGKLMAAGIRPHNNVVDITNYILLEYGQPLHAFDYDKIGSKEILVRKARNEEKMTTLDEVERTLSADNLLITNGQEGIAVAGVMGGANSEVKSDTTTVLLESAYFDSKVIRKSSKVIGLRSEASARYEKGIDPNRVRVAAERACQLLHLYAGGEVLEGEVAVDTLTAEPKVVSITLEKINQTLGTSLEANEVTAIFDSLQFTTKVEGNTFLVTVPTRRNDIVIEADLMEEVARLYGYDNLPKTLPIGASTPGALTAYQKKRRMARRYLESAGLYQAITYSLTNEAKVHSFALEKRNPIKLAMPMSEERALLRQSIVPQLLEVLKYNAARQNESLAVYETGVVFLANGEQELPEEKEHLAGAVTGIWSTHPWQGEKKAVDFFVVKGVLEGLFQKLGVSEKITYTRTEMEGMHPGRTAEIVLDGEVIGFVGQVHPQMQRELDLKETYCFELDLSKLFAVEIEALHYTSIPRFPYVTRDIALVVDKQILAGDLQQIITEAGGKLLKDVQVFDLYEGEKMEEGKKSIAFSLTYFDPEQTLTDEMISKAHEKVLAAVKEQAGATLRG, encoded by the coding sequence ATGTTAGTATCCTATAATTGGTTAAATGAATATGTAGATTTAAATGGCATTAATCCCGATGAATTAGCGGAAAAAATTACAAAAAGCGGGATTGAAGTAGAAGGTGTTGAAATTCTCGACGAAGGGATTAAAAATGTTGTTATCGGTTATGTAGTAGAGCGTGAACAACACCCAAATGCAGACAAATTAAATAAATGCTTAGTAGATGTAGGCGAAGGGGACCCAATACAAATTATTTGCGGAGCTCCAAACGTCGATAAGGGACAAAAAGTAGCTGTAGCGAAAGTAGGAGCTGTACTTCCTGGCAACTTTAAGATAAAAAAGGCAAAGCTTCGCGGAGAAGAATCAAATGGAATGATTTGTTCTTTACAAGAACTTGGAATTGAAGGGAAAATTGTTGCAAAAGATTATGCGCAAGGTATTTTTGTTTTTCCAAGTGATGTTGAGATTGGAAAAAATGCATTAGAATACTTACAACGAAATGATGCTGTCTTAGAATTAGGTCTAACTCCAAACCGTGCTGATTGCTTGAGCATGCTTGGTGTAGCTTATGAAGTAGCTGCTATCTTAGGAAAAGAAGTAAAATTACCTAAAGCAGAATATCCAACAACTAATGAGAAGGCATCTGATTATATTCAAGTTTCAGTAGAAGAGAATGCAGATACACCGTTATATACAGCGAGAGTAATTAAGAACATTAAAATTGCTCCATCTCCATTATGGATGCAAGGAAAATTAATGGCAGCAGGCATTCGTCCACATAACAATGTAGTAGATATTACAAACTATATTTTATTAGAATATGGTCAACCATTGCATGCTTTTGATTATGATAAAATTGGTTCAAAAGAAATTCTAGTTAGAAAAGCACGAAACGAAGAAAAAATGACGACTCTTGATGAAGTAGAAAGAACATTATCAGCAGATAATTTACTTATTACCAATGGTCAAGAAGGAATTGCTGTTGCCGGCGTAATGGGTGGAGCAAATTCTGAAGTTAAATCTGATACAACTACTGTTTTATTAGAATCGGCTTATTTTGACAGCAAAGTAATTCGTAAATCTTCAAAAGTAATTGGTTTAAGAAGTGAAGCGAGTGCAAGATATGAAAAAGGAATTGATCCAAATCGAGTGCGTGTAGCTGCAGAAAGAGCTTGTCAATTATTGCATTTATATGCTGGTGGAGAAGTGCTTGAAGGGGAAGTTGCAGTTGACACCTTAACTGCTGAGCCAAAAGTTGTTTCCATTACACTAGAAAAAATTAATCAAACATTAGGAACATCATTAGAAGCTAATGAAGTAACCGCCATTTTTGACAGTCTTCAATTTACAACAAAGGTGGAGGGTAATACATTCCTCGTGACTGTTCCGACTAGAAGAAATGATATTGTTATTGAGGCAGATTTAATGGAGGAAGTTGCACGCCTTTATGGGTATGATAATTTACCGAAAACATTGCCTATTGGCGCATCAACACCAGGTGCCTTAACTGCTTATCAGAAGAAGCGCCGTATGGCTCGTAGATATTTGGAATCCGCTGGTTTATATCAAGCGATTACCTATTCTCTAACAAATGAAGCAAAAGTGCATAGCTTTGCTTTAGAAAAAAGAAATCCAATCAAACTTGCGATGCCAATGAGTGAAGAACGCGCGTTATTACGTCAAAGTATTGTACCACAGCTTTTAGAAGTGCTTAAATATAATGCAGCAAGACAAAACGAAAGCCTAGCTGTTTATGAAACAGGTGTAGTGTTCTTAGCGAATGGAGAACAGGAACTTCCGGAAGAAAAAGAACATTTAGCAGGTGCGGTTACAGGAATTTGGAGTACACATCCATGGCAAGGAGAGAAGAAAGCAGTTGATTTCTTTGTAGTAAAAGGTGTATTAGAAGGATTATTCCAAAAATTAGGTGTATCGGAAAAAATTACTTATACAAGAACGGAAATGGAAGGGATGCATCCAGGAAGAACGGCTGAAATCGTCCTTGATGGAGAAGTTATTGGGTTTGTAGGTCAAGTTCATCCGCAAATGCAAAGAGAATTAGATTTAAAAGAAACGTATTGCTTTGAATTAGACTTAAGTAAATTATTTGCAGTAGAAATAGAAGCTTTACATTATACTTCTATTCCTCGTTTCCCTTATGTAACAAGAGATATTGCCTTAGTTGTGGATAAACAAATTTTAGCAGGCGATCTTCAACAAATTATTACTGAAGCCGGTGGAAAATTATTGAAAGATGTCCAAGTGTTTGATTTATATGAGGGTGAGAAAATGGAGGAAGGCAAAAAATCAATTGCATTCTCCTTAACATATTTTGACCCAGAACAAACATTAACAGACGAAATGATTAGTAAAGCCCACGAAAAAGTACTTGCAGCAGTGAAAGAACAAGCAGGAGCTACTTTAAGAGGCTAA
- a CDS encoding DUF350 domain-containing protein, which yields MDQFWENEYVKTAGDYSVVILSLVVFLAIFELVTKYNNWDEIKNGNLAVAMATGGKIFGIANIFSHSIMHNDSLLTMIVWGVYGFILLLIGYFIFEFLTPKFKIDEEIKNDNRAVGFISMIISIGLSFVIGAGIS from the coding sequence ATGGATCAATTTTGGGAAAATGAATATGTAAAAACAGCAGGAGATTATAGTGTTGTTATTTTAAGTCTTGTTGTATTTTTGGCTATTTTTGAACTCGTAACAAAATATAATAATTGGGATGAAATAAAAAATGGCAATCTCGCAGTAGCGATGGCTACTGGGGGGAAAATCTTCGGTATTGCGAATATCTTTAGTCATTCGATTATGCATAATGACTCTCTATTGACGATGATAGTATGGGGAGTATATGGTTTTATACTATTGTTAATCGGTTATTTTATTTTTGAATTTTTAACGCCAAAATTTAAAATCGATGAAGAAATAAAAAATGATAATCGAGCTGTCGGATTTATTTCAATGATTATATCCATCGGTTTATCTTTCGTAATAGGCGCAGGCATTTCTTGA
- a CDS encoding CvpA family protein, with product MFMLDIILIILLLFGLLRGLKRGFIMQIIHLTGFIVAFIVANKYYIPLSQKLTLWIPYPNTGESSFLHSFIQTANIEDVFYRGFSFIVIFFVVKIIWQILGSMIDFVASIPVLKQLNTWAGAVLGFIETYLLLFLLLYIFILIPINFMQVQLNESSVAAWMIENTPYFSEKIKDLWFDYIAS from the coding sequence ATGTTCATGTTGGATATTATTTTGATTATTTTACTACTTTTTGGTCTTCTAAGAGGACTAAAAAGAGGGTTTATTATGCAAATTATTCACTTAACAGGATTTATTGTTGCGTTTATAGTTGCTAATAAATATTATATTCCACTATCACAAAAACTAACACTATGGATTCCATATCCAAATACAGGAGAAAGTAGTTTTCTGCATTCCTTTATTCAAACAGCGAATATAGAAGATGTTTTTTATAGAGGCTTCTCTTTTATTGTGATTTTCTTTGTTGTAAAGATTATTTGGCAAATTCTTGGTAGTATGATAGATTTTGTTGCTAGTATTCCTGTTTTAAAGCAGTTAAATACTTGGGCTGGTGCTGTATTAGGATTTATTGAAACATATTTGCTATTATTCCTTCTATTATATATTTTTATTTTAATACCAATTAATTTTATGCAAGTTCAATTAAACGAATCCTCTGTAGCAGCTTGGATGATAGAAAATACTCCATATTTTTCTGAGAAAATAAAAGATTTATGGTTCGATTATATCGCTTCATAG
- the sspI gene encoding small acid-soluble spore protein SspI — translation MNLNLRNAIIHNVSGNSQDELKDTIVDAIQNGEEKMLPGLGVLFEVIWKNSSEEDKIEMLHTLENGLK, via the coding sequence ATGAATTTAAATTTACGAAATGCAATTATCCATAATGTTTCTGGTAATTCGCAGGATGAATTAAAGGATACCATTGTGGATGCTATTCAAAATGGAGAAGAAAAAATGCTGCCTGGTTTAGGTGTTTTATTCGAAGTGATTTGGAAAAATTCCTCAGAAGAAGATAAGATAGAAATGCTGCATACATTAGAAAATGGATTAAAATAA
- a CDS encoding endonuclease MutS2: MQDRVLKTLEFDKIKAQLMEHVSSSLGRNKVEDLVPSTDYNEVVRWQDETDEAAKVYRMRGTIPLDGIYDIGAHVKRSSIGGMLSPLELNHIASTVHASRQMKRFIEEFHEEEAVPFLFTLTDSITVLADVEEEIKMAIDEQGSVLDSASDTLRTLRNQLRRNEAKVREKLESMIRSSNAQKMLSDSIITIRNDRYVIPVKQEYRGNYGGIVHDQSASGQTLFIEPQSVVTLNNELQGIRVKEQQEIDRILTQLTALVAQNEEELLHIVTVLADIDFMFAKAKYAHRLKASKPKINDEGKIVLLKAKHPLIPPEVVVANDIVLGDTYTSIVITGPNTGGKTVTLKTVGLCTLMAQAGLQIPVLDGSEMGVFKSVYADIGDEQSIEQSLSTFSSHMVNIVSILEKVDHESLVLFDELGAGTDPQEGAALAISILDEVNKRGARVIATTHYPELKAYGYNRESVVNASVEFDIETLSPTYRLLIGVPGRSNAFEISKRLGLKEDVIETARSHVSEDNNKIENMIASLEESRRHAEREHEEAKDLLKQAEMLHRDLQKQVMEYYGKKETLQEKAKKEAKEIIEEAKKEAEAVIGDLRKLQLEKRAEIKEHELIDARKRLDDATPQIERKKQQAPTNSSHVFQPGDEVKVLSFNQKGQLLQKVSDKEWQVQIGIMKMKVKEKDLEFIKAQKVVETKPLATIKGKDYHVSLELDLRGERFENALARVEKYIDDSLLAGYPRVSIIHGKGTGALRSGVQEYLKNHRAVKKIRFGDAGEGGSGVTVVEFK; encoded by the coding sequence ATGCAGGATAGAGTATTAAAAACGTTAGAATTTGATAAAATTAAAGCTCAATTAATGGAGCATGTATCTTCCTCTTTAGGAAGAAATAAAGTGGAGGATTTAGTTCCTTCTACTGATTACAATGAAGTAGTAAGATGGCAGGATGAAACAGATGAGGCTGCTAAAGTATATCGAATGCGGGGAACGATTCCTCTTGATGGAATTTATGATATCGGCGCCCATGTGAAAAGGTCTTCTATTGGTGGAATGCTGAGTCCACTAGAATTAAATCATATTGCAAGCACGGTCCATGCTAGTAGACAAATGAAACGTTTCATTGAAGAGTTTCATGAGGAAGAAGCTGTGCCATTTCTTTTTACCTTAACAGATAGTATTACAGTACTTGCTGATGTAGAAGAAGAGATAAAGATGGCGATTGATGAACAGGGTTCGGTCTTGGATAGCGCGAGTGATACACTTAGAACATTGAGAAATCAATTACGTAGAAACGAAGCAAAGGTACGGGAGAAGCTAGAAAGCATGATCCGCTCCTCTAATGCTCAAAAGATGCTTTCGGACAGTATTATTACAATAAGAAATGATCGCTATGTTATTCCAGTTAAACAAGAATATAGAGGAAACTATGGTGGAATAGTTCATGATCAAAGTGCTTCCGGTCAGACTTTGTTTATTGAGCCACAGTCCGTAGTTACCTTAAATAATGAACTGCAAGGAATTCGTGTTAAGGAGCAGCAAGAGATAGACCGTATCTTAACCCAATTAACTGCACTTGTAGCGCAAAATGAAGAAGAATTATTGCATATTGTTACGGTTTTAGCAGACATTGATTTTATGTTTGCAAAAGCAAAATATGCTCATCGCTTGAAAGCATCGAAACCAAAAATCAACGATGAAGGAAAAATTGTACTTCTTAAGGCTAAGCATCCACTTATACCACCAGAAGTAGTAGTGGCAAATGACATTGTTCTTGGAGATACATATACATCGATTGTTATTACCGGGCCAAATACAGGTGGTAAAACAGTAACCTTAAAAACAGTAGGATTATGTACTTTAATGGCGCAGGCTGGTCTTCAAATTCCAGTTCTAGATGGTTCAGAAATGGGTGTATTTAAATCCGTTTATGCAGATATTGGAGATGAGCAATCCATTGAACAATCATTGAGTACATTCTCCTCCCATATGGTTAATATCGTAAGTATACTTGAAAAGGTTGACCATGAGAGCCTTGTCTTATTTGACGAGTTAGGAGCAGGAACAGATCCTCAGGAAGGGGCAGCACTTGCTATTTCTATTCTTGATGAAGTAAATAAAAGAGGAGCAAGGGTCATCGCAACCACTCACTATCCAGAGCTAAAGGCATATGGCTATAACCGAGAAAGTGTTGTGAATGCTAGTGTAGAATTTGATATTGAAACACTAAGCCCAACCTATCGCTTACTAATCGGCGTACCAGGTAGAAGTAATGCCTTTGAAATTAGTAAACGACTAGGTTTGAAAGAAGATGTGATTGAGACTGCTCGTTCACATGTCAGTGAAGATAATAATAAAATCGAGAATATGATTGCTTCATTAGAGGAAAGCCGTAGACATGCTGAAAGGGAGCATGAAGAAGCTAAAGATTTATTAAAACAAGCAGAAATGCTTCATCGAGATTTACAGAAACAGGTAATGGAATATTACGGGAAGAAAGAAACATTACAAGAAAAAGCAAAAAAAGAAGCGAAAGAAATTATTGAAGAGGCGAAGAAAGAAGCAGAAGCTGTTATTGGTGATTTAAGAAAATTGCAGCTTGAAAAACGTGCGGAAATAAAAGAGCATGAATTAATTGATGCAAGAAAACGATTAGATGATGCAACACCGCAGATAGAAAGGAAAAAACAACAAGCGCCAACCAATTCCAGCCATGTTTTTCAACCAGGTGATGAAGTAAAGGTGCTTAGCTTTAATCAAAAAGGACAGTTACTACAAAAGGTTTCTGATAAAGAATGGCAAGTTCAAATTGGCATTATGAAAATGAAAGTGAAAGAAAAGGATCTTGAATTCATAAAAGCACAAAAGGTAGTGGAAACAAAACCGCTTGCTACGATAAAAGGAAAAGATTATCATGTGAGCTTGGAATTAGATTTACGTGGCGAAAGATTTGAAAATGCTTTAGCAAGAGTAGAAAAATATATTGATGATAGCCTGCTTGCTGGCTACCCTCGAGTTTCGATTATTCATGGAAAAGGAACAGGGGCTCTACGTTCAGGTGTTCAAGAATATTTGAAAAATCACAGAGCTGTGAAGAAAATTCGCTTTGGGGATGCTGGAGAAGGCGGAAGCGGTGTGACTGTTGTGGAATTTAAATAA